In the genome of Chloroflexota bacterium, the window AACGAGGCGATGTACAGATCATCGATCTCCTCCGCGTTCGCCGCCTTCTCGACGCTCTTGCGGATCAGGTAGAGGCGGCGCTCGGTCTCGTCGTCCTCGAGGGTCGAAGGCAATCCAACCAGGATTTGCTGGATGTTGGGCATCGTGGTCCGCGCCTGCTCGCCCAGCGCGTCCGGATTGACGGGAACCGGCCGCCAACCGAGCACCCGCGCCCCGAACTGCTCCACAGCCTGCTCGATGAGGGCGACCGAGCGGTCGAGGCTTCGGCTCGACTGGGGGAGGAAGATCATGCCGACGCCGAGGCGCCAGCCGTGCGGCAGCCGCATCCGGAGGCTGTGAAGCTCCCGGTCGAAGAGCCGCTGGGGAATTTGCAGAAGGAGGCCGGCGCCGTCGCCCGACTTCCCATCGGCCGAGACCGCGCCGCGATGCGTCACGTTGACGACCGACTGGATGGCGGTCTCGACGAGATCGTGCGTCCGCTCCCCGCTGATGTTCGCGACGAAGCCCACGCCACAGGCGTCGTGCTCCATGCGCGGGTCATACAGGGGTGGCGAGAACGGACGATGCATGACGCGCTTGGCCACGACTACGCTCCTTCGGCCCTGGCGCCCCGATGGGGCCGGTCGACCATGTTCATATGCCTTCGGCTAGGTCCTTGGCTCGCTTCCTCGCGACGGCCACGAAAGCTGCGCTGCGAACGGGGAACTCTGGGCCAGCGAGCCTGTCGATCTCCAGCGAGATCTCGCGGACGGGCCCGTATGATAAAAATGCTGCACTCCACTGTGCAGCCAACAACCCGCGTCAACGGCGGAGGCGTATGGGAGTCGAACCCACCCGCGACACCCTACAGTGCCGCGCAACGGTTTTGAAGACCGCGAGACCCACCGGGACCCGTCCGCCCCCAAAAACACGCCCAGATGTGCGCGATTATACATCATGGTCGCCCGCGGAGGTCGAAGTGTTCGTCGGTGTTTCTCGCCTAGAGCTGCACATTCCGGCGGCCCGCTCCTTAAAAGACAAGCGCGGCATCGTTCAGTCCCTGACCACCCGAATTCGCAATCAGTTCCCCGTATCGGTCGCCGAGATCGAGGCGTTGGACGACTGGAATCTGGCCGTGCTCGGCATGGCGGTCGTATCCAACAACGGAGGGCACGCGCGGGACGTCATCGACCGCGTCGTGGCGTATCTCGACCGCGCGCGCATGGACGCCGATCCCGGTGAAGTCGCCGTCGAAGTCCTGTCTGCCCTGTGACCGGCGGAAATCGCTGGCGGCGATCTCCACGCGCCCGTGGCTCACCCGTTCTGGACTCAGTACAATCTTGATACGCCAGGCTGAGGACTCACGTTGACCGGTTTCGTTCTTCCCATCGACCCCATCATCGCCCAGATTGGGCCGCTCGTTCTTCGCTGGTACGGGCTGATGATCGGGCTCGGAATCGTCGCGGGCTGCTACGTCGGAGCCAAGGAAGCGGCGCGGCGCGGGGTCCCCATGGACGACGCGGTCAACATGGCGACGTGGGCGGTACCGGTCGCGTTCGTCTTTGCGCGGCTTTTCCACGTGGTAGACATGCTTCCGTACTACGTGGCGAATCCGACGAAGATCATCGCCATCAACGAGGGCGGGATGGCAATTTATGGCGGGCTCCTCGGCGGCATCGTCGCCGGGCTCGTCTACGCCAAAGTCCATCGCCTCCCGATCGGGAAGCTGGCCGACGCGTCAGCGCCGGGCATGATCGCCGGCCAGGCGATCGGGCGCATCGGATGCTTCTTCAACGGCGACCACCAGGGGGTGCCGACATCCCTGCCCTGGGGAACGCAGTACACCAACTCGAATACCGTCGTGCCGGACTTCGGGGTACCACGCCACCCGACGCAGATCTACGAAATGCTCTACGACTTCGCGGTGTTCGGTCTGATCTGGTGGCTCCGCCGCCGTGTCTCGACCGACGGGGTGCTGTTCTGGACCTACGCGAGCCTCTATTCGTTCGGCCGCTTCTGGATCTCCTTCCTGCGACTGGACGCCAACTTCCTGTTTGGCTTGAAGGAGGCGCAGGTCGTGAGCCTCATCACCTTCATGGTGGGCGTGCCTGTCATCTTCTTCCTGCTCGGGCGCGCCCAGCGCGCGACGACCCTTCCCCGCCCGGAGGCCGCCGCTTCGTGACGCGCCGCTGACGGTGGAGACCACAGCGCCCGCCCTGCCGCTCGTCGCGGTCGTTCGGGTCGTCGCAACCATCTGCATCGCCCTCGCCATCCCGGTGTTCCTGGTCACGAACGGCGTGCGAGCAGTAGCCCTGGACGAAGGTCTGTACATGTCTCAGTTCGGCCGGTACGGCGTGGCCCGGGTGACCGGTCTGTCGCAGAGCGAGCTGCGCAAGGTCGCGTCAGCGTTCGTGAGCTATTTTCAGGGCCCACCGGGTCCGATGCGCGTGACGGTGGAGACTGCGCGTGGTCCCGAGCCGCTCTTCGGCGAGCGCGAGATCCAGCACATGGAGGACGTCCAGCGGCTCATCCAGCGCATGTTTCTCGCCTGGGGCGTCTCGCTCGTCGCGCTCGCCCTGGGCGCGATCGCGATCATCGTCGCCGAGCCACGCACCGGTGCCGCGGCGCTTTTCCGGGCTCTGGCCATCGGCGGCGGAACGTCGGTCGTGCTGGTCGGCTTGCTCTTCGCGGCGGCGGTGGTGGACTTTGACCGACTGTTCCTTCAGTTCCACTTCATGAGCTTCGCGAACGACCTCTGGATCCTCGACCCGTCGCGAGACCGGTTGATCCAGCTCTTCCCCGAGGGCTACTTCTTCGACGCGGCGATCCGTATCGGCGTCCAAACGGTGGGCTTTGGCGCGGCGATCCTCATCGCAGCCCTCGGGCTCCTGCTTTCCCTCAAGCCGCGCTAAGCGACCCAGGTGACGTGCAACGCCGCCTCCATCCAGTCGCGGAGCGCTGAGAGCGCGACGAGCTCCACCGCGGCCAGGACGAATCCCATCGCGCCATATCCGGCCAGGTCCCGCCAGCCCTCCGCGTCGGCCGTCCCCGCCCACGCGAGGACGCACACATGCGCGTTCGCGATCCAGAACGCGAACAGGACGCTGAGCACCGCGACCGCCGACAGCACCGTGATGGGGACCGCCACCGTGAGGGTCGCGAATCCGAGCGCCCCGACGACGACGCCGACCATCGCGACGTCCCGCCACGAGGTGAAGAACGGCGCCGGCTCGCGCTCCCGCCACAGCATATGGCTGATCGAGGGGGCGATAAACGCCGCGACGCTGACGCCGCACAGCAGGCCGGTTGCCAGGCGCAAATCGATCCGCGGCGCGTACAGCCACGGCCCCCCCGTGTCGAACATCAGTGCGTTCGCGCCGTCGACGCCCATAGCGCCGATGCCGGCCAGCAGCACGGCAAGCGCCCAGCCCGACGGAAGCGCCGTGCGCCGCGCGCCCCCGGCGAGCCATACGACCACGACGGCAGCCACGAATCCGACGAAGATCCCGTCCATCCGTGCCTCGAGGGCCATCGGCTGTCCACCCGCGACGATGGAATGGGACGCGCGTTGGGCACAGATGCCGTGCAGAATCGCGGCAAAGCGCGCATCCGCGCTCCCCGGAGCGAGGAGCAACCCGCCCAGGGCGAGCGCCGGCAGCGCGACCAACGAGAGCAGGCTGAACGGGCTCACCGATGGATGGACAGCCGGACGAGCCACGCTCAATAATCCCTGCGCTGGAGTGGAACCGGGATGCTACCAAATATCTCCGCGCTCCTGATCGACCTCGACGGAGTCGTCTATCGTGGCGAGATGGCGCTCCCGGGGGCGGCGGACGCGCTGGCCACCATCGACGCGCTCGGCATCGCGCGCGTGTTCGTGACAAACAACGCCACGCTGACCACCGATGAGTTCTCCGCCAAGCTCACGAGGATGGGGATCGCGGCCAAGCCCAACGACATCGTGACCAGCTCCGAGGCGACAGCGGCCCACCTGCGCGAGATCGCGCCGTCCGATTCGACGGTCCTGGTCATCGGCGAGGAGGGACTGCGGCAGGCGCTGGCGAGCCGGGGGTTTCCCATCGTGGACGCTCAGCCCACGTACGTGGTCGTCGGCCTGGACCGAAATCTGACGTATGCCGATCTCGCCCGAGCGGCGATCGCGCTCCAGCGCGGCGCCCAGTTCATCGCGACGAATGCCGACCGCGCGCTCCCCGTCGAAGCGGGATTCTGGCCGGGCGCAGGAGCAATCGTGTCCGCTCTGGTGACGACGACGGGCGTGCAGCCGACGATCGTCGGCAAGCCCCAGCCCACCCTGCTCCGCGTCGCCCTGAATCGGATCGGTGCGAGCCCCGAGCGCGCGGCGATGGTGGGTGACCAGATCGAGTCGGACATTCGCGCCGGCCGCGCAGCGGGCATTCACACCATCTGGGTCGACCCGGGCACGGCCCCGCCGCCCGACGACGTCACCCCCGACCTTCGCGTCGCCGATCTCTCCGAGCTGGCGGCGCTGCTCCGAGCGCGCACGAATCATCGGGACGCCCCCGACGCGCCATGACCCGACGCGATCGACGGCGCCTCGTCATCAGCACGTCGGTCTCCGTCGTCGTCGCCGTCGCGCTCACCATCGCCCTCTGGAACGGCGCGTTTGCGACCCTCCAGGCCGCGACGTCCGACGTCTTTTTCCAGACGTGGCTGCCCACTGGCGTGAAAGACACGTCCCAGCGCGTCGTCGTCGTCGCCATCGACGACCCCACGATCCACGAGCTGGGCCGGCTGGGGGAGTGGCCCCGTCGGTACTATGCCGACGTCGTCGATCGGCTGCGCGAGGGATTTGCGCGCGAGATCGCCTTCGACATCGGGTTTGTCGAACCTAACGAGGACGATCAGCTCGTCGCGGACGCGTTGAAGCGTTTCCTGGAGACACCGCCCGAGGATCTCCAGCGCGCCGGCGTGCCGCTCGGCGTACGCAGCGTCATCTCTCCGATCGTCGGCATCCCCAACACGGCGCGCACCGTGCACGCGGGCTCGCCCACGACGTTCCCCGACAGCCTGCGGCCGCGCCCCGTTTTCGTCGACGTCAGCACCGCGCTCGGGCACAGCAACGTCATCCCGGATGGGGACGGCGTCGTACGCAAGACGCCAGCCCTCATCCAGGTCAGCGGCGAGCTTTTTCCGTCGCTGGGGATCGCGGCCGCGGCGGCCTACACCAATACGCTGGGACGGGGATATCGAATTGCCACGGACGCTCAGGGCATCTACGCGCTCAATCGCTTCATCCCCACGGACCCATTTCTCGACATGGTCGTGAGCTACGCGGGCCCTCCCTCCCACGTGGACGACCCTGCGCATCAGACCTTCAAGGTTGTCTCGTTCGTCGACGTGATGAATGGGCGCGTTGATCCGGCCGTATTTCGCGACAAGATGGTCTTCATCGGCGTGCTTGACGCCACCGGTCTCGCGGATGACTAT includes:
- a CDS encoding DUF503 domain-containing protein, whose translation is MFVGVSRLELHIPAARSLKDKRGIVQSLTTRIRNQFPVSVAEIEALDDWNLAVLGMAVVSNNGGHARDVIDRVVAYLDRARMDADPGEVAVEVLSAL
- the lgt gene encoding prolipoprotein diacylglyceryl transferase → MTGFVLPIDPIIAQIGPLVLRWYGLMIGLGIVAGCYVGAKEAARRGVPMDDAVNMATWAVPVAFVFARLFHVVDMLPYYVANPTKIIAINEGGMAIYGGLLGGIVAGLVYAKVHRLPIGKLADASAPGMIAGQAIGRIGCFFNGDHQGVPTSLPWGTQYTNSNTVVPDFGVPRHPTQIYEMLYDFAVFGLIWWLRRRVSTDGVLFWTYASLYSFGRFWISFLRLDANFLFGLKEAQVVSLITFMVGVPVIFFLLGRAQRATTLPRPEAAAS
- a CDS encoding TIGR01906 family membrane protein translates to METTAPALPLVAVVRVVATICIALAIPVFLVTNGVRAVALDEGLYMSQFGRYGVARVTGLSQSELRKVASAFVSYFQGPPGPMRVTVETARGPEPLFGEREIQHMEDVQRLIQRMFLAWGVSLVALALGAIAIIVAEPRTGAAALFRALAIGGGTSVVLVGLLFAAAVVDFDRLFLQFHFMSFANDLWILDPSRDRLIQLFPEGYFFDAAIRIGVQTVGFGAAILIAALGLLLSLKPR
- a CDS encoding HAD-IIA family hydrolase, which gives rise to MLPNISALLIDLDGVVYRGEMALPGAADALATIDALGIARVFVTNNATLTTDEFSAKLTRMGIAAKPNDIVTSSEATAAHLREIAPSDSTVLVIGEEGLRQALASRGFPIVDAQPTYVVVGLDRNLTYADLARAAIALQRGAQFIATNADRALPVEAGFWPGAGAIVSALVTTTGVQPTIVGKPQPTLLRVALNRIGASPERAAMVGDQIESDIRAGRAAGIHTIWVDPGTAPPPDDVTPDLRVADLSELAALLRARTNHRDAPDAP
- a CDS encoding DUF2085 domain-containing protein, coding for MARPAVHPSVSPFSLLSLVALPALALGGLLLAPGSADARFAAILHGICAQRASHSIVAGGQPMALEARMDGIFVGFVAAVVVVWLAGGARRTALPSGWALAVLLAGIGAMGVDGANALMFDTGGPWLYAPRIDLRLATGLLCGVSVAAFIAPSISHMLWREREPAPFFTSWRDVAMVGVVVGALGFATLTVAVPITVLSAVAVLSVLFAFWIANAHVCVLAWAGTADAEGWRDLAGYGAMGFVLAAVELVALSALRDWMEAALHVTWVA